A single Paraburkholderia sp. FT54 DNA region contains:
- the rsmA gene encoding 16S rRNA (adenine(1518)-N(6)/adenine(1519)-N(6))-dimethyltransferase RsmA, with protein MSTSRQQQGRHQGHIARKRFGQNFLVDMGVIDSIVDVIRPQRGERMVEIGPGLGALTEPLIERLATPEAPLHAVELDRDLIGRLKTKFGGLLELHAGDALAFDFGSLAAPGEKASLRIVGNLPYNISSPLLFHLTSFAHRVIDQHFMLQNEVVERMVAEPGTKAFSRLSVMLQYRYVIDKQLDVPPEAFNPPPKVDSAIVRMIPYELHELAPVDERVLGEVVTAAFSQRRKMLRNTLAAYRDSVDFEALGFDLQRRAEDVPVAEYVRVAQIVAAKA; from the coding sequence ATGTCCACCAGCAGACAGCAACAGGGCCGGCACCAAGGCCATATCGCGCGCAAGCGTTTCGGGCAGAATTTTCTGGTCGACATGGGCGTGATCGATTCGATCGTCGATGTCATCCGGCCGCAACGCGGCGAGCGCATGGTCGAGATCGGGCCGGGCCTCGGCGCGCTCACCGAGCCGCTGATCGAGCGTCTGGCGACGCCGGAAGCGCCCTTGCACGCCGTCGAACTGGATCGCGATCTGATCGGCCGTCTGAAGACGAAATTCGGCGGCCTGCTCGAACTGCATGCGGGCGACGCGCTCGCGTTCGACTTCGGCTCGCTGGCCGCGCCTGGCGAGAAAGCGTCGCTGCGCATTGTCGGCAATCTGCCGTACAACATTTCGAGCCCGCTGCTGTTTCATCTGACGTCGTTCGCGCATCGCGTGATCGATCAGCACTTCATGTTGCAGAACGAAGTGGTCGAGCGGATGGTGGCGGAGCCGGGCACCAAGGCGTTCAGCCGTCTCTCGGTGATGCTGCAATACCGCTATGTGATCGACAAGCAACTCGACGTGCCGCCCGAAGCGTTCAACCCGCCGCCGAAAGTCGATTCGGCGATCGTGCGGATGATCCCGTACGAGCTGCATGAGTTGGCGCCGGTGGACGAGCGCGTGCTCGGCGAAGTGGTGACGGCCGCGTTCTCGCAGCGTCGCAAGATGTTGCGCAACACGCTTGCTGCGTATCGCGATTCGGTGGATTTCGAGGCGCTCGGTTTCGATCTGCAACGCCGCGCCGAAGACGTGCCGGTGGCCGAATACGTGCGCGTGGCGCAGATCGTGGCGGCCAAAGCCTAA